Proteins encoded by one window of Catharus ustulatus isolate bCatUst1 chromosome Z, bCatUst1.pri.v2, whole genome shotgun sequence:
- the LOC117010753 gene encoding uncharacterized protein LOC117010753 isoform X2, whose amino-acid sequence MPRGRAWTQAEVSSLLSLVEGSGGAALLMASTSRPNEALWREISQGLAEAGYERSVAQCRSKWKALKQAFHSERVRRRRTGHHLALLLPPHYRAVKSIWQAAGQPVFRERRMPDPVKLPSRKCRSALATRSPSSPEPPEHDIGGDTSSTLLSPVLQRAKDEPKSSADGDHITGVPPTPSAMPYASGCFPPLSPLGYHADLKQEGAEGKAGFPGETSLGMARGNQMLPLAAAATGSHGTAAMSEQPAASEDASDTSLHGSDVTGLLQNIQQVLVQILQTSRQQQALLESLASDTASHLHLLSHSLVQVGKTLHQLLLQTHPGPTGHSVPHVPHFEGGSGVPCCPGAPHPSPDQKEEPQLSPDARCIPPGSATITGPRSNDIATKPWHKSLRQRFQIF is encoded by the exons ATGCCCCGCGGGCGAGCCTGGACGCAGGCGGAGGTCAGCAGCCTGCTGTCGCTGGTGGAGGGCTCGGGGGGCGCCGCGCTGCTCATGGCCTCCACGTCGCGACCCAACGAGGCGCTCTGGCGAGAGATCTCCCAGGGTCTGGCCGAGGCCGGCTACGAGCGCAGCGTGGCCCAGTGCCGGTCCAAGTGGAAGGCGCTCAAGCAGGCTTTCCACTCGGAGCGGGTGAGGCGCCGCAGGACAGGACACCActtggccctgctgctgccgccgcacTACCGAGCCGTGAAGAGCATCTGGCAGGCGGCCGGGCAGCCCGTCTTTCGCGAGAGGAGGATGCCAG ACCCGGTGAAGCTGCCTTCCAGAAAGTGCAGGTCAGCCCTTGCCACACGCTCTCCATCCTCACCAGAGCCACCAG AGCATGACATTGGCGGGGACACTTCCAGCACACTGCTGTCACCGGTGCTGCAACGTGCGAAGGACGAGCCAAAGAGTT CAGCTGATGGGGACCACATTACTGGAGTGCCACCCACACCCTCTGCCATGCCAT ACGCCAGTGGGtgcttccctcccctctcccccctgG GCTATCATGCTGACTTGaagcaggaaggagctgagggaaAGGCTG GTTTTCCTGGTGAGACGTCCCTGGGGATGGCAAGAGGAAACCAAATGCTGccactggctgctgcagccacaggctcCCACGGGACAGCAGCCATGAGtgagcagccagcagccagtGAAGATGCATCAGACACAAGCCTGCATG GGTCTGATGTGACGGGCTTGCTCCAGAACATCCAGCAAGTGCTGGTGCAGATCCTGCAGACGTCacggcagcagcaggcactACTGGAAAGCCTGGCCAGCGATACAGCCTCCCACTTACacctcctctcccacagcctcGTGCAGGTGGGCAAGACCCTGCACCAACTCTTGCTACAGACCCATCCTGGCCCCACTGGCCACTCTGTCCCCCACGTGCCCCATTTTGAAGGTGGCTCTGgagtgccctgctgccctggtgcTCCCCACCCTTCTCCAGATCAGAAAGAGGAGCCTCAGCTGTCCCCTGATGCCAGGTGCATTCCCCCCGGGAGTGCCACCATTACTGGCCCCAGGAGCAACGACATTGCTACAAAGCCATGGCATAAATCTTTACGTCAGAGGTTCCAGATATTTTGA
- the LOC117010753 gene encoding uncharacterized protein LOC117010753 isoform X4, with translation MQDTSLSLACMGATAIFPHWVTTFCLPKFPLQFQVDVGFSFSSSPSLLCSVAVRCPAAAAFQPRGGCIAVVADGDHITGVPPTPSAMPYASGCFPPLSPLGEYHTLATMLVCPGAGGGCSSQAVSALLPGYHADLKQEGAEGKAGFPGETSLGMARGNQMLPLAAAATGSHGTAAMSEQPAASEDASDTSLHGSDVTGLLQNIQQVLVQILQTSRQQQALLESLASDTASHLHLLSHSLVQVGKTLHQLLLQTHPGPTGHSVPHVPHFEGGSGVPCCPGAPHPSPDQKEEPQLSPDARCIPPGSATITGPRSNDIATKPWHKSLRQRFQIF, from the exons ATGCAGGACACATCCCTGAGTCTGGCTTGCATGGGTGCCACAGCCATCTTCCCACACTGGGTAACTACCTTCTgtctccccaaattccccctgcAGTTTCAAGTGGATGTGGGattctccttctcttccagTCCTAGTCTGTTGTGTAGCGTTGCTGTGCGCTGCCCCGCCgctgctgccttccagcccaGAGGTGGCTGCATTGCAGTGGTGG CTGATGGGGACCACATTACTGGAGTGCCACCCACACCCTCTGCCATGCCAT ACGCCAGTGGGtgcttccctcccctctcccccctgGGTGAGTACCATACCCTGGCTACCATGCTTGTGTGCCCtggggcaggaggtggctgcagcTCACAGGCTGTATCTGCTCTCCTTCCAGGCTATCATGCTGACTTGaagcaggaaggagctgagggaaAGGCTG GTTTTCCTGGTGAGACGTCCCTGGGGATGGCAAGAGGAAACCAAATGCTGccactggctgctgcagccacaggctcCCACGGGACAGCAGCCATGAGtgagcagccagcagccagtGAAGATGCATCAGACACAAGCCTGCATG GGTCTGATGTGACGGGCTTGCTCCAGAACATCCAGCAAGTGCTGGTGCAGATCCTGCAGACGTCacggcagcagcaggcactACTGGAAAGCCTGGCCAGCGATACAGCCTCCCACTTACacctcctctcccacagcctcGTGCAGGTGGGCAAGACCCTGCACCAACTCTTGCTACAGACCCATCCTGGCCCCACTGGCCACTCTGTCCCCCACGTGCCCCATTTTGAAGGTGGCTCTGgagtgccctgctgccctggtgcTCCCCACCCTTCTCCAGATCAGAAAGAGGAGCCTCAGCTGTCCCCTGATGCCAGGTGCATTCCCCCCGGGAGTGCCACCATTACTGGCCCCAGGAGCAACGACATTGCTACAAAGCCATGGCATAAATCTTTACGTCAGAGGTTCCAGATATTTTGA
- the LOC117010753 gene encoding uncharacterized protein LOC117010753 isoform X1 has translation MPRGRAWTQAEVSSLLSLVEGSGGAALLMASTSRPNEALWREISQGLAEAGYERSVAQCRSKWKALKQAFHSERVRRRRTGHHLALLLPPHYRAVKSIWQAAGQPVFRERRMPDPVKLPSRKCRSALATRSPSSPEPPEHDIGGDTSSTLLSPVLQRAKDEPKSSDGDHITGVPPTPSAMPYASGCFPPLSPLGEYHTLATMLVCPGAGGGCSSQAVSALLPGYHADLKQEGAEGKAGFPGETSLGMARGNQMLPLAAAATGSHGTAAMSEQPAASEDASDTSLHGSDVTGLLQNIQQVLVQILQTSRQQQALLESLASDTASHLHLLSHSLVQVGKTLHQLLLQTHPGPTGHSVPHVPHFEGGSGVPCCPGAPHPSPDQKEEPQLSPDARCIPPGSATITGPRSNDIATKPWHKSLRQRFQIF, from the exons ATGCCCCGCGGGCGAGCCTGGACGCAGGCGGAGGTCAGCAGCCTGCTGTCGCTGGTGGAGGGCTCGGGGGGCGCCGCGCTGCTCATGGCCTCCACGTCGCGACCCAACGAGGCGCTCTGGCGAGAGATCTCCCAGGGTCTGGCCGAGGCCGGCTACGAGCGCAGCGTGGCCCAGTGCCGGTCCAAGTGGAAGGCGCTCAAGCAGGCTTTCCACTCGGAGCGGGTGAGGCGCCGCAGGACAGGACACCActtggccctgctgctgccgccgcacTACCGAGCCGTGAAGAGCATCTGGCAGGCGGCCGGGCAGCCCGTCTTTCGCGAGAGGAGGATGCCAG ACCCGGTGAAGCTGCCTTCCAGAAAGTGCAGGTCAGCCCTTGCCACACGCTCTCCATCCTCACCAGAGCCACCAG AGCATGACATTGGCGGGGACACTTCCAGCACACTGCTGTCACCGGTGCTGCAACGTGCGAAGGACGAGCCAAAGAGTT CTGATGGGGACCACATTACTGGAGTGCCACCCACACCCTCTGCCATGCCAT ACGCCAGTGGGtgcttccctcccctctcccccctgGGTGAGTACCATACCCTGGCTACCATGCTTGTGTGCCCtggggcaggaggtggctgcagcTCACAGGCTGTATCTGCTCTCCTTCCAGGCTATCATGCTGACTTGaagcaggaaggagctgagggaaAGGCTG GTTTTCCTGGTGAGACGTCCCTGGGGATGGCAAGAGGAAACCAAATGCTGccactggctgctgcagccacaggctcCCACGGGACAGCAGCCATGAGtgagcagccagcagccagtGAAGATGCATCAGACACAAGCCTGCATG GGTCTGATGTGACGGGCTTGCTCCAGAACATCCAGCAAGTGCTGGTGCAGATCCTGCAGACGTCacggcagcagcaggcactACTGGAAAGCCTGGCCAGCGATACAGCCTCCCACTTACacctcctctcccacagcctcGTGCAGGTGGGCAAGACCCTGCACCAACTCTTGCTACAGACCCATCCTGGCCCCACTGGCCACTCTGTCCCCCACGTGCCCCATTTTGAAGGTGGCTCTGgagtgccctgctgccctggtgcTCCCCACCCTTCTCCAGATCAGAAAGAGGAGCCTCAGCTGTCCCCTGATGCCAGGTGCATTCCCCCCGGGAGTGCCACCATTACTGGCCCCAGGAGCAACGACATTGCTACAAAGCCATGGCATAAATCTTTACGTCAGAGGTTCCAGATATTTTGA
- the LOC117010753 gene encoding uncharacterized protein LOC117010753 isoform X3 codes for MQDTSLSLACMGATAIFPHWVTTFCLPKFPLQFQVDVGFSFSSSPSLLCSVAVRCPAAAAFQPRGGCIAVVAADGDHITGVPPTPSAMPYASGCFPPLSPLGEYHTLATMLVCPGAGGGCSSQAVSALLPGYHADLKQEGAEGKAGFPGETSLGMARGNQMLPLAAAATGSHGTAAMSEQPAASEDASDTSLHGSDVTGLLQNIQQVLVQILQTSRQQQALLESLASDTASHLHLLSHSLVQVGKTLHQLLLQTHPGPTGHSVPHVPHFEGGSGVPCCPGAPHPSPDQKEEPQLSPDARCIPPGSATITGPRSNDIATKPWHKSLRQRFQIF; via the exons ATGCAGGACACATCCCTGAGTCTGGCTTGCATGGGTGCCACAGCCATCTTCCCACACTGGGTAACTACCTTCTgtctccccaaattccccctgcAGTTTCAAGTGGATGTGGGattctccttctcttccagTCCTAGTCTGTTGTGTAGCGTTGCTGTGCGCTGCCCCGCCgctgctgccttccagcccaGAGGTGGCTGCATTGCAGTGGTGG CAGCTGATGGGGACCACATTACTGGAGTGCCACCCACACCCTCTGCCATGCCAT ACGCCAGTGGGtgcttccctcccctctcccccctgGGTGAGTACCATACCCTGGCTACCATGCTTGTGTGCCCtggggcaggaggtggctgcagcTCACAGGCTGTATCTGCTCTCCTTCCAGGCTATCATGCTGACTTGaagcaggaaggagctgagggaaAGGCTG GTTTTCCTGGTGAGACGTCCCTGGGGATGGCAAGAGGAAACCAAATGCTGccactggctgctgcagccacaggctcCCACGGGACAGCAGCCATGAGtgagcagccagcagccagtGAAGATGCATCAGACACAAGCCTGCATG GGTCTGATGTGACGGGCTTGCTCCAGAACATCCAGCAAGTGCTGGTGCAGATCCTGCAGACGTCacggcagcagcaggcactACTGGAAAGCCTGGCCAGCGATACAGCCTCCCACTTACacctcctctcccacagcctcGTGCAGGTGGGCAAGACCCTGCACCAACTCTTGCTACAGACCCATCCTGGCCCCACTGGCCACTCTGTCCCCCACGTGCCCCATTTTGAAGGTGGCTCTGgagtgccctgctgccctggtgcTCCCCACCCTTCTCCAGATCAGAAAGAGGAGCCTCAGCTGTCCCCTGATGCCAGGTGCATTCCCCCCGGGAGTGCCACCATTACTGGCCCCAGGAGCAACGACATTGCTACAAAGCCATGGCATAAATCTTTACGTCAGAGGTTCCAGATATTTTGA